Proteins encoded by one window of Phycisphaerae bacterium:
- the rplS gene encoding 50S ribosomal protein L19: MKTQILDAVESKSLKKTIPQFEIGDIVDVRCRIKEGDKERIQIFSGTVIARRGRGINETFTVRRIVDEEGVERVFPIHSPNVVGVQPVRSGKTRRAKLYYLRKRTGKSVKLTQKPGKRITIDEEK; this comes from the coding sequence GTGAAAACGCAAATACTGGATGCTGTTGAAAGTAAAAGTCTCAAAAAGACTATACCGCAATTTGAGATAGGCGATATTGTGGATGTGCGGTGCAGAATCAAAGAAGGCGATAAAGAGCGCATACAGATATTCAGCGGCACAGTAATCGCCCGCAGAGGTCGCGGAATCAATGAAACATTCACGGTCCGGCGAATCGTAGATGAGGAGGGGGTAGAGCGGGTTTTCCCGATTCATTCGCCGAACGTGGTCGGTGTTCAGCCGGTCCGAAGCGGCAAAACAAGGCGGGCAAAATTGTATTACCTCCGCAAACGAACCGGCAAATCGGTCAAGCTGACTCAGAAGCCAGGCAAGCGCATAACTATCGACGAAGAAAAGTAG
- a CDS encoding TatD family hydrolase, translated as MNLIDTHCHLTFKGLAEDAAIVLERSRAAGVTGWITVGTDPEHNRKAIELAEKFENMYAAVGIHPHDARTVTADTLKELRELAQNKKVVAIGETGLDYHYNFSSHDEQKDVFAEHLKIAAEMNLPVIIHCREAFDETIEVLKQFGDGKKVVFHCFSGSAEQAETILDKGYFISFTGVVTFGNAEAIREAARIVPIDRLMVETDCPYMSPEPMRKQKVNEPALMVHTAKCLAELKGMDLADFAEAVTATSKAFFRLP; from the coding sequence ATGAATCTGATTGATACACATTGTCATTTGACGTTCAAAGGGCTGGCTGAAGATGCTGCGATTGTTTTGGAGCGCAGCAGGGCAGCAGGTGTTACCGGCTGGATAACTGTCGGAACCGACCCGGAGCACAATCGAAAGGCAATCGAGCTTGCGGAGAAATTCGAGAATATGTATGCGGCTGTTGGGATTCATCCGCACGACGCGAGGACTGTAACAGCAGATACACTCAAAGAGCTGCGGGAGCTTGCTCAAAACAAAAAGGTTGTCGCCATTGGCGAGACGGGGCTGGATTACCATTACAATTTTTCGTCGCACGACGAGCAAAAAGATGTGTTTGCCGAGCACCTGAAAATTGCTGCTGAGATGAATTTGCCGGTTATTATCCATTGTCGAGAGGCCTTCGATGAAACAATAGAAGTTTTGAAGCAATTCGGAGATGGCAAAAAGGTAGTTTTTCATTGCTTCTCCGGCTCGGCGGAGCAGGCGGAAACTATTTTGGACAAAGGTTACTTCATATCTTTCACCGGCGTGGTTACCTTCGGGAATGCCGAAGCCATCCGGGAAGCCGCTCGAATCGTGCCGATAGACAGGTTGATGGTCGAGACTGATTGTCCGTATATGTCGCCTGAGCCGATGCGGAAGCAAAAGGTCAATGAGCCGGCCCTTATGGTTCATACCGCCAAGTGCTTGGCTGAATTGAAGGGGATGGATTTGGCCGATTTCGCAGAAGCCGTAACCGCCACGAGCAAAGCATTTTTCAGGTTGCCTTAA
- the ffh gene encoding signal recognition particle protein, translating into MFESLTEKFNSVFRSLSGRGRITEANISDAMHSVRKALLEADVHYNVVKQFCKDVTAAAIGAEVIKSLHPGQVLIKIVNDKLTELMGPVDSKIYFVSPGPTIIMLAGLQGCGKTTTAAKLAKYLLGKGKKPLLVADDLRRPAAIEQLAVLGQQINTEVYREEGQDSVRVARNSIKHAQQNGFDVVILDTAGRLHIDEEMMKEVAEVAKAVNPHQIYLVCDAMTGQDAVNSAKEFNERLELDGVILTKLDGDARGGAALSVKAVTGKPIKFVGVGEKTDKLEEFHPDRMAGRILGMGDVVTLVERAQEQFEVEEAEKLQKKMAKGSFGFDDFLKQMQAVKKMGGMKDMLKMMPGMGGQVDDLDFDESELQQMEGIVHSMTAAERREPDMIDSSRRRRIAAGAGVDVNDVSKLVKTFMRSRDMMKSLSGGSLGGLKRLFSGGLNMEALGAAMSSGRKIKQRSKRKRTIIRRGKRKRL; encoded by the coding sequence GTGTTTGAGTCATTAACTGAAAAGTTCAACTCTGTTTTCCGGTCACTGTCCGGCCGAGGCAGAATCACCGAAGCCAATATCTCGGACGCTATGCATAGTGTCCGCAAGGCGCTTCTGGAAGCGGACGTCCATTACAACGTGGTAAAGCAATTCTGCAAGGATGTTACCGCGGCGGCCATCGGCGCCGAGGTGATAAAGAGTCTCCATCCCGGTCAGGTTCTGATAAAAATCGTCAACGATAAACTGACCGAGTTGATGGGGCCGGTCGATAGCAAAATCTACTTTGTCTCGCCGGGCCCTACGATAATTATGTTAGCCGGGCTTCAGGGCTGCGGCAAGACTACCACCGCTGCAAAGTTAGCCAAATACCTGCTCGGCAAGGGCAAGAAGCCGCTTCTGGTGGCCGACGACCTTCGCAGGCCTGCCGCTATCGAGCAATTGGCCGTTTTAGGCCAGCAGATAAATACTGAGGTTTACAGGGAAGAGGGGCAGGATTCTGTCAGGGTTGCAAGGAATTCGATAAAACACGCGCAGCAAAACGGTTTTGACGTAGTGATTCTTGATACGGCGGGGCGGCTGCATATAGATGAGGAGATGATGAAGGAGGTGGCCGAGGTAGCCAAAGCGGTCAATCCGCACCAGATTTACCTGGTCTGCGATGCGATGACCGGGCAGGACGCCGTCAATTCTGCGAAAGAGTTTAATGAGCGTCTGGAGCTCGATGGTGTTATCCTTACGAAATTAGACGGCGACGCCCGCGGCGGAGCTGCGCTAAGCGTGAAGGCGGTTACTGGAAAACCCATCAAGTTCGTCGGGGTGGGTGAAAAGACGGACAAACTCGAAGAGTTTCATCCCGACCGGATGGCAGGCAGAATTCTCGGGATGGGCGATGTTGTAACGCTGGTGGAGAGGGCACAGGAGCAGTTTGAAGTAGAAGAAGCAGAAAAGCTGCAAAAGAAAATGGCCAAGGGCAGCTTCGGCTTCGATGATTTTCTCAAGCAGATGCAGGCCGTCAAGAAAATGGGCGGTATGAAAGATATGCTCAAAATGATGCCCGGGATGGGCGGTCAGGTTGATGATTTAGACTTCGATGAAAGCGAACTGCAGCAGATGGAGGGAATTGTGCATTCGATGACGGCTGCCGAGAGACGCGAGCCGGATATGATAGACTCATCGCGGCGAAGACGAATAGCGGCGGGGGCGGGGGTGGATGTTAATGATGTTTCAAAATTAGTGAAGACTTTTATGCGCAGCAGGGATATGATGAAGTCGCTTAGCGGCGGGAGCTTGGGCGGACTTAAAAGGCTTTTCTCGGGCGGGCTTAATATGGAGGCGCTGGGCGCCGCTATGTCATCGGGCAGAAAAATAAAACAGCGGTCAAAACGAAAAAGAACAATAATTCGAAGAGGAAAAAGAAAACGGCTGTAA
- the rpsP gene encoding 30S ribosomal protein S16: MAVKLRMMRMGRRNRPYFRINAIDSRNPRDGKIIEKLGHYDPIEKDLSKQIVLNIERVKYWLDNGAIPSDTVSEMLLKLGIKTKCAEKRTVRRGRARAIARAKGVPFTKAERAALEKAAAEAAEKAKADAEAKEKADKEAKAKAETEAKAKTEAEAKAKEEAKPEAKPEEEPEKKE, from the coding sequence ATGGCGGTAAAACTGAGAATGATGCGAATGGGCCGGCGCAATCGGCCGTACTTTAGAATCAATGCGATTGATTCACGCAACCCGCGGGACGGGAAAATCATCGAAAAACTGGGGCACTACGACCCGATTGAAAAAGACCTGTCCAAGCAGATTGTGCTTAACATTGAGCGAGTCAAGTATTGGCTCGATAATGGGGCAATACCGTCAGATACGGTTTCGGAGATGCTGCTAAAGCTGGGCATCAAAACCAAATGCGCTGAAAAAAGGACTGTTCGTCGAGGCAGGGCCCGGGCCATAGCGCGTGCCAAAGGTGTGCCGTTCACAAAAGCTGAACGGGCCGCCTTGGAAAAAGCTGCCGCCGAAGCCGCAGAAAAAGCCAAAGCAGATGCCGAAGCAAAGGAAAAAGCCGACAAAGAAGCCAAAGCCAAGGCAGAAACAGAAGCCAAGGCAAAGACTGAAGCAGAAGCCAAAGCTAAAGAAGAGGCAAAACCCGAAGCTAAGCCGGAAGAAGAGCCGGAGAAGAAAGAGTAA
- the trmD gene encoding tRNA (guanosine(37)-N1)-methyltransferase TrmD — protein sequence MRIDILTLFPEMFESPLGHSILKRAQQAGIVDIALTNIRDFAADRYRKVDDKPYGGGPGMVMMPGPIFDCFEHVEKLSAEKGRVILLTPQGQKFNQAKAIELSKENRLIFISGRYEGFDERIRTGLGAEQISIGDYVLSGGELAAMVVIDAVVRLLPGAVGDEDCPKDDSFGQSADGGLEYPQYTRPEVFREMKVPEILLSGDHGKIAEWRRQQGLERTKKWRPDLLNGGKSAFGRDLAEGGKEI from the coding sequence ATGAGAATTGATATTCTTACACTTTTTCCGGAGATGTTCGAATCACCTCTTGGGCACTCGATATTAAAGAGGGCGCAGCAGGCGGGGATAGTTGATATCGCCCTGACCAATATCAGAGATTTCGCCGCCGACAGATACCGAAAGGTTGATGACAAGCCGTATGGCGGAGGGCCCGGTATGGTTATGATGCCCGGTCCGATTTTCGATTGCTTCGAACATGTCGAAAAGCTGTCGGCGGAAAAAGGCCGCGTAATTTTGCTTACGCCGCAGGGACAGAAATTTAACCAGGCAAAAGCAATCGAGCTAAGCAAAGAAAACCGGCTGATTTTTATTTCCGGCAGATACGAAGGATTCGATGAACGAATCCGCACCGGGCTGGGGGCCGAGCAAATCTCGATAGGCGACTATGTTCTTTCAGGCGGGGAGCTGGCGGCTATGGTAGTCATCGATGCGGTAGTCAGACTGCTGCCCGGAGCGGTGGGCGATGAAGATTGCCCCAAAGACGATTCGTTCGGCCAATCAGCCGACGGCGGGTTAGAGTATCCGCAATATACCAGACCCGAGGTTTTTCGCGAAATGAAGGTGCCTGAAATCCTTCTAAGCGGCGACCACGGCAAAATCGCCGAGTGGCGGCGCCAGCAGGGCCTCGAACGGACCAAAAAATGGCGTCCTGACCTGCTAAACGGCGGGAAATCCGCCTTTGGGCGAGACCTCGCTGAAGGCGGGAAGGAAATATAA
- a CDS encoding YraN family protein, giving the protein MMGWLLNRGKLLADREKLGRWGEKRCESFLKKKGFKKLTRNYSCRGGEIDLVMVDGDGALVFVEVKTRADEDLTPAESAVTSAKKVRMNRAARYFLATNKIENRPFRFDVVAIVLGRKGRPEIRHYENAFVP; this is encoded by the coding sequence ATGATGGGTTGGCTGCTGAACAGGGGAAAACTGCTGGCTGACAGAGAAAAGCTCGGCAGATGGGGCGAGAAACGCTGCGAGAGCTTTCTGAAGAAAAAAGGTTTTAAGAAACTCACTCGAAATTATTCCTGCAGGGGCGGAGAAATTGATTTGGTTATGGTCGATGGCGATGGGGCTCTTGTCTTTGTCGAGGTAAAAACCAGGGCGGACGAGGACCTCACGCCGGCCGAGTCGGCTGTCACCTCCGCTAAAAAAGTAAGAATGAACAGGGCCGCACGATATTTTCTCGCAACTAACAAAATAGAAAACAGGCCCTTTCGATTCGACGTTGTCGCGATAGTGCTCGGCCGAAAGGGCAGGCCGGAGATAAGACATTACGAAAACGCATTTGTGCCGTAA
- the dnaG gene encoding DNA primase codes for MAVFFDQGVVSQVQQANDIVDVISEHVNLVKKGREMVGLCPFHDDHRPSMNVNAVKQIFKCFACGVGGDVFKFVQMREGLTFSGAIERLAERAGIKLQPRAQEARYKTQDLEIDPNMLARVNEWAAKYFEENLRDEKKGKFARDYLAQRQITPDSIKKWRIGVAVNSQDDLLKAATARNIPVKLLEQAGLVVKQGGGLSDKFVNRLMFTITDVTGRVIGFGGRIFEGEGAKYVNSPTTVLFDKSNTLYGLEQARHKIVSTGTAVVVEGYTDVIMAHSKGCDNVVAALGTSFTPGQGRILRRYAKKAVLIFDSDTAGMEAANRALEICLAQHIDIAMASVPEGKDPCDFLSTAGKERFEKLIDEAVDVFQFKWNRLAESFDRDETLAGRKSAVEEFLQTVATSLCSGNLTAIERGLIVNRLSKITGASTKEINDELHKRVGRAARTASYNVENKKVRSVDLGDGLFAMAQREILEVLLNEPKLFEIVKQKITAEDFDVPMLRRTASLLFETLIANSETSLAEIIARTESPEASSLIVELAQSGEAKGNFESRLAGALDVIGRHLAQKRKSEIKTVDGREYLRSVHENTGKQNLRSTGMV; via the coding sequence ATGGCAGTATTTTTCGACCAGGGAGTAGTTAGTCAGGTCCAGCAGGCCAACGATATCGTTGACGTAATAAGCGAGCACGTGAATCTTGTGAAAAAGGGCAGAGAAATGGTGGGGCTGTGCCCATTCCACGATGACCACCGGCCGAGTATGAACGTCAACGCCGTCAAGCAGATATTCAAGTGCTTTGCCTGCGGGGTCGGCGGCGACGTGTTCAAATTCGTCCAGATGCGTGAAGGCCTGACTTTTTCCGGCGCGATAGAAAGACTGGCCGAGCGCGCAGGCATAAAACTACAACCCAGGGCGCAAGAGGCAAGATACAAGACACAAGACTTAGAGATTGACCCCAACATGTTAGCGAGGGTCAACGAGTGGGCTGCCAAATACTTCGAGGAAAATCTCCGCGATGAGAAGAAAGGCAAATTCGCGAGGGATTATCTTGCTCAAAGACAAATCACGCCTGACAGTATTAAAAAATGGCGGATTGGCGTAGCTGTCAATTCGCAGGACGATTTGCTTAAAGCCGCGACCGCAAGAAATATCCCTGTAAAGCTATTGGAGCAGGCGGGGCTTGTTGTTAAGCAGGGGGGCGGTCTCAGTGACAAGTTTGTCAATCGGTTAATGTTTACTATCACCGATGTGACGGGAAGGGTAATAGGCTTCGGAGGACGGATTTTCGAGGGAGAGGGCGCCAAGTATGTAAATTCGCCGACAACAGTCTTGTTCGACAAAAGCAATACGCTATACGGTCTCGAACAGGCACGGCACAAGATTGTCTCTACGGGGACAGCCGTTGTCGTCGAAGGTTACACCGACGTTATAATGGCGCACAGTAAAGGGTGCGACAACGTGGTTGCGGCTTTGGGCACCAGTTTTACGCCTGGGCAGGGGCGGATTCTGCGGCGATACGCGAAGAAAGCAGTTTTGATTTTCGACAGCGACACCGCGGGTATGGAAGCGGCGAACAGGGCGCTGGAGATTTGTCTGGCGCAGCATATAGATATCGCGATGGCTTCGGTGCCGGAGGGGAAGGACCCGTGCGATTTTCTTTCGACAGCCGGCAAAGAACGGTTCGAGAAATTGATAGACGAAGCAGTCGATGTTTTCCAGTTCAAATGGAACAGGTTAGCGGAAAGCTTCGACAGGGACGAGACCCTTGCCGGAAGAAAGTCGGCCGTCGAAGAGTTTTTACAGACGGTAGCGACGAGCTTATGTTCGGGCAATCTGACGGCGATAGAGCGCGGGCTGATAGTTAACCGGCTTTCGAAGATTACCGGCGCCAGCACCAAAGAGATAAACGACGAGCTGCACAAAAGAGTCGGCAGGGCGGCGAGGACCGCAAGCTACAACGTGGAAAACAAGAAGGTGCGAAGCGTGGATTTGGGCGATGGGTTATTTGCCATGGCGCAGCGGGAAATTCTCGAAGTGCTGCTGAATGAGCCGAAGCTGTTTGAGATTGTAAAACAAAAGATTACGGCCGAGGACTTCGATGTGCCGATGCTGAGGCGAACGGCGTCACTATTATTCGAAACACTAATCGCCAATTCTGAAACCAGCCTGGCGGAAATAATAGCCAGGACAGAATCGCCGGAAGCCAGCAGTCTCATAGTGGAGTTGGCACAATCAGGAGAGGCGAAAGGCAATTTCGAATCGCGCCTGGCCGGTGCGCTCGATGTGATAGGTCGGCACCTGGCACAGAAGAGAAAAAGCGAGATTAAAACAGTAGACGGACGAGAATATCTGCGAAGCGTTCATGAGAATACGGGTAAGCAAAACCTTCGCAGTACGGGAATGGTATAG